A section of the Corallococcus silvisoli genome encodes:
- a CDS encoding class I SAM-dependent rRNA methyltransferase has translation MNVVKLELARGLGRHLRAGHPWVFRKALEHLPRIPPGSVVDLTENGKFVARGYYDPHSAIAVRVLTRDSRETVDARFITQRVQRSLAARTALIDLKDTDSYRLIHGEGDGLPGVVVDLYAGWAVMKLYSAGLTPYRPLIVEALKAGVPGLKGILGRDEVGRDDVEEDDGRGSGKMLWGEEAPELIPIRERGAIFLVDAWKGQKTGFFLDQRENRHLIRRLGQGRDVLNCFSFSGGFSVNAALGGANSVFSVDQDPEAIALARENFTRNGLPAAKHDFLAADVFALIQSFKEEGRTFDLIILDPPAFAKSQRAVEAAVDGYASLNRQALALLRPGGLLATASCSARVTGDMFMGAVREAGFKAGVDLALVEERYQPPDHPVRLQFPEGKYLKFYVMQSV, from the coding sequence GTGAATGTCGTGAAGCTGGAGCTGGCCCGGGGCCTGGGGCGTCACCTGCGCGCGGGCCACCCGTGGGTGTTCCGCAAGGCGCTGGAGCACCTGCCGCGGATCCCGCCCGGCAGCGTGGTGGACCTGACGGAGAACGGGAAGTTCGTCGCGCGCGGATACTACGACCCACACTCGGCCATCGCGGTCCGGGTCCTCACGCGGGACTCGCGCGAGACGGTGGACGCGCGCTTCATCACGCAGCGGGTGCAGCGCTCGCTGGCCGCGCGCACGGCGCTCATCGACCTGAAGGACACGGACAGCTACCGCCTCATCCATGGCGAGGGCGACGGGCTCCCCGGCGTGGTGGTGGACCTGTACGCGGGCTGGGCGGTGATGAAGCTGTACTCGGCGGGGCTCACCCCGTACCGCCCCCTCATCGTGGAGGCGCTGAAGGCGGGGGTGCCGGGCCTGAAGGGCATCCTCGGCCGCGACGAGGTGGGACGCGACGACGTGGAGGAGGACGACGGGCGCGGGAGCGGGAAGATGCTCTGGGGCGAGGAGGCTCCGGAGCTCATCCCCATCCGTGAGCGCGGCGCCATCTTCCTGGTGGACGCGTGGAAGGGGCAGAAGACGGGCTTCTTCCTGGACCAGCGTGAGAATCGCCACCTCATCCGGCGGCTGGGGCAGGGCAGGGACGTGCTCAACTGCTTCAGCTTCAGCGGCGGCTTCTCCGTGAACGCCGCGCTGGGCGGGGCGAACAGCGTCTTCTCCGTGGATCAGGACCCGGAGGCCATCGCCCTGGCCCGTGAGAACTTCACGCGCAACGGGCTGCCGGCGGCGAAGCACGACTTCCTGGCGGCGGACGTGTTCGCCCTCATCCAGTCGTTCAAGGAGGAGGGCCGCACCTTCGACCTCATCATCCTGGACCCCCCCGCCTTCGCGAAGAGCCAGCGCGCGGTGGAGGCGGCGGTGGACGGCTACGCGTCCCTCAACCGGCAGGCCCTGGCGCTGCTGCGCCCCGGAGGGCTGCTGGCCACGGCGTCGTGCTCCGCGCGCGTGACGGGGGACATGTTCATGGGCGCCGTGCGGGAGGCGGGCTTCAAGGCCGGCGTGGACCTGGCGCTGGTGGAGGAGCGCTACCAGCCGCCGGACCACCCCGTGCGCCTGCAGTTCCCGGAAGGGAAGTACCTCAAGTTCTACGTGATGCAGTCGGTGTAG
- a CDS encoding HAD-IIB family hydrolase — protein sequence MKDSAKKDVEPRPLRKADLSGVHGVFTDVDGTLTTGHKLRSQTMRALEQLTAAGLRVVLVSGRPAGWGEAWARQLPVEGVIVENGGLFFLKGSRGQLCKVYLEPPAQRVANRKRLEEEVRRVLAQVPGARLSVDSRYTEVDLAVDYNEEARLGDAGAGRIEALLRARGVTAVRSSVHVNCWLGRFDKLSASRRFARVAWGEKLQPADGRYVYAGDSFNDAPMFQAFKLGVGVANVRAVLDRIDAPPAFITRAPEGRGFEELARALLARRRAVRSRGVST from the coding sequence GTGAAGGACTCCGCGAAGAAGGACGTGGAGCCGCGCCCCCTGCGGAAGGCGGACCTGTCGGGGGTGCACGGCGTCTTCACCGACGTGGATGGCACGCTGACGACCGGCCACAAGCTGCGCAGCCAGACGATGCGGGCGCTCGAGCAGCTGACCGCCGCCGGGCTGCGCGTCGTGCTGGTGAGCGGCAGGCCAGCGGGGTGGGGCGAGGCGTGGGCCCGTCAGCTCCCGGTGGAGGGCGTCATCGTGGAGAACGGCGGGCTGTTCTTCCTCAAGGGCTCGCGGGGACAGCTGTGCAAGGTGTACCTGGAGCCGCCCGCCCAGCGCGTGGCGAACCGCAAGCGCCTGGAGGAAGAGGTGCGGCGCGTGCTCGCCCAGGTGCCGGGGGCGCGGCTTTCCGTGGACAGCCGCTACACGGAAGTGGACCTGGCGGTGGATTACAACGAGGAGGCCCGGCTGGGAGACGCGGGCGCGGGCCGCATCGAAGCGCTGCTCCGGGCCCGGGGCGTGACGGCGGTGCGCTCGTCGGTGCACGTCAACTGCTGGCTGGGCCGCTTCGACAAGCTCTCCGCTTCGCGCCGCTTCGCGCGGGTGGCGTGGGGTGAAAAACTGCAGCCCGCGGACGGCCGGTACGTCTACGCGGGGGATTCTTTCAACGACGCTCCGATGTTCCAGGCGTTCAAGCTGGGCGTGGGCGTGGCCAACGTGCGCGCGGTGCTGGACCGCATCGACGCGCCGCCGGCCTTCATCACCCGGGCGCCCGAGGGGCGGGGCTTCGAGGAGCTGGCGCGAGCCCTCCTCGCCCGCCGCCGGGCGGTCCGCAGTCGAGGAGTCTCAACGTGA
- a CDS encoding magnesium transporter CorA family protein: MIQVCLWEDGKAVSGGEELLDRPGPKWIDVLEPTAELMGRLAERFQLHRLAVEDCLHLDQRPKLEEYPHHQFIVLQGFSCGTEVTELTLHEQHFFLAQDWLISVHALKLPSHDAVVRRVKEDPAGTLGRGVDVVLYLLTDALVDAQFPILDDFSDELDDLEDAIFAEPSPEQLQRIFQLKRALVTLRRVLSPQRDVVGMLSRRGIPQIQEKTTLYFRDVYDHLVRLYEQIDSSRDVVGNVMDGYLSMVANRTNDISKQLTIFATLFLPLSFIVGFFGQNFDQLTGRGWYAAMWATMVGFPVGLVAWFKYKKWI; the protein is encoded by the coding sequence ATGATCCAGGTCTGTCTGTGGGAGGACGGCAAGGCGGTTTCAGGCGGCGAGGAGCTGCTCGACCGGCCGGGGCCCAAGTGGATCGACGTCCTGGAGCCGACCGCGGAGCTGATGGGCCGCCTGGCTGAACGCTTCCAGCTCCACCGGCTCGCCGTGGAGGACTGCCTCCACCTGGACCAGCGGCCCAAGCTGGAGGAGTACCCGCACCACCAGTTCATCGTGCTGCAGGGCTTCAGCTGCGGGACGGAGGTCACCGAGCTCACGCTGCATGAACAGCACTTCTTCCTGGCGCAGGACTGGCTCATCAGCGTGCACGCGCTCAAGCTGCCCAGCCACGATGCCGTCGTGCGGCGCGTGAAGGAAGACCCCGCCGGCACGCTGGGCCGGGGCGTGGACGTCGTCCTCTACCTGCTCACGGATGCGCTCGTGGACGCGCAGTTCCCCATCCTGGATGACTTCAGCGACGAGCTGGACGACCTGGAGGACGCCATCTTCGCGGAGCCCTCCCCGGAGCAGCTCCAGCGCATCTTCCAGCTCAAGCGCGCGCTGGTGACGCTGCGCCGGGTGCTCTCCCCCCAGCGCGACGTGGTGGGCATGCTGTCGCGCCGGGGCATCCCGCAGATTCAAGAGAAGACCACGCTGTACTTCCGCGACGTCTATGACCACCTGGTGCGGCTGTACGAGCAGATCGACTCCAGCCGCGACGTGGTGGGCAACGTGATGGACGGCTACCTGTCCATGGTGGCCAACCGCACCAACGACATCAGCAAGCAGCTGACCATCTTCGCGACCCTCTTCCTGCCCCTGTCCTTCATCGTGGGGTTCTTCGGGCAGAACTTCGACCAGTTGACGGGCCGGGGCTGGTACGCCGCCATGTGGGCGACAATGGTGGGCTTCCCCGTGGGGCTCGTCGCCTGGTTCAAGTACAAGAAGTGGATCTGA
- a CDS encoding alpha/beta fold hydrolase: MGTIGSGRNSINTATRTTTTTPTTTATPAAKPAAAVTAKPANQVKDGFDARATNSAVRTAAPTGVFTAPAGSKDKVFDGKLVGKGGQAFDASTPLSQVPAYEPKGGVKTPGTIIYVNGMMTDKAGQETTLQAIADKTGQKTIGIHNSTEGFFKDLGQCITDKMDKGKNPAVDTLADSLYNELKAGRDVSLMAHSQGGLITSRALNDVAKRLRIEDGLSPAQVQEKLGKVSVETFGAAAATYPDGPKYVHYVNDKDPVPGIFGLGTSGKGPLDLIRHAGKDAKIHYFSEKSIFSGAHNINDTYLNKRVPFDQARAGNF, translated from the coding sequence ATGGGAACCATCGGGAGCGGTCGCAACTCCATCAACACGGCCACGCGCACCACGACGACGACGCCGACCACCACCGCGACCCCCGCGGCGAAGCCGGCCGCCGCCGTGACGGCCAAGCCGGCCAACCAGGTGAAGGACGGCTTCGACGCGCGCGCGACGAACAGCGCGGTCCGCACCGCCGCCCCCACGGGCGTGTTCACCGCGCCGGCGGGCTCCAAGGACAAGGTGTTCGACGGCAAGCTGGTGGGCAAGGGCGGCCAGGCGTTCGACGCCAGCACCCCGCTGAGCCAGGTCCCGGCCTATGAGCCGAAGGGCGGCGTGAAGACGCCCGGGACCATCATCTACGTGAACGGGATGATGACGGACAAGGCGGGCCAGGAGACCACGCTGCAGGCCATCGCGGACAAGACGGGCCAGAAGACCATCGGCATCCACAACTCCACCGAGGGCTTCTTCAAGGACCTGGGCCAGTGCATCACGGACAAGATGGACAAGGGCAAGAACCCGGCCGTGGATACGCTGGCGGACTCCCTCTACAACGAGCTGAAGGCGGGCCGTGACGTGAGCCTGATGGCCCACAGCCAGGGCGGCCTCATCACCTCGCGCGCGCTGAACGACGTGGCCAAGCGGCTGCGCATCGAAGACGGGTTGTCCCCCGCGCAGGTGCAGGAGAAGCTGGGCAAGGTCTCCGTGGAGACCTTCGGCGCCGCGGCGGCGACCTACCCGGACGGCCCCAAGTACGTCCACTACGTCAACGACAAGGACCCCGTGCCGGGCATCTTTGGCCTGGGCACCAGCGGCAAGGGCCCCCTGGACCTCATCCGCCACGCCGGCAAGGACGCGAAGATCCACTACTTCTCCGAGAAGAGCATCTTCTCCGGCGCGCACAACATCAACGACACCTACCTGAACAAGCGCGTCCCGTTCGACCAGGCCCGCGCCGGCAATTTCTAA